In one window of Pseudomonas putida DNA:
- a CDS encoding DUF3313 domain-containing protein: protein MKPLPRATLLCAAVLALAACSSNRVDPSQYSGFLKDYSRLKPAESISGAPVMRWIDPGIKASQYRQVYIEPSQFYPRPQPTAVISAQTLQAITRYFDDAMRRELGSVLTVVSAPGPGTIVVRPAITAVSTKTEGLKPYEVVPIALVAAAVNTAAGGRDQEVDIAVEAAFLDGANQKVLAQVVRKGTGEALENDTAQLKLENVKPVLDGWASDMRRSVVELRKKGQ, encoded by the coding sequence ATGAAACCGCTGCCTCGCGCCACCCTGCTGTGCGCTGCCGTGCTTGCCCTGGCCGCCTGTTCCAGCAACCGCGTCGATCCGAGCCAGTATTCCGGGTTTCTCAAGGACTACAGCCGGCTCAAGCCGGCGGAAAGTATTTCCGGGGCACCGGTAATGCGCTGGATCGACCCCGGGATCAAGGCCAGCCAGTATCGACAGGTCTATATCGAGCCCAGCCAGTTCTACCCCAGACCACAACCCACAGCGGTGATCTCGGCGCAGACCCTGCAAGCGATCACCCGCTACTTCGACGACGCCATGCGCCGGGAACTGGGCAGCGTGCTGACGGTGGTCAGCGCTCCTGGCCCGGGAACGATCGTGGTACGCCCGGCGATCACCGCGGTGTCAACCAAGACCGAGGGGCTCAAGCCCTATGAAGTGGTGCCCATCGCCCTGGTGGCCGCAGCGGTGAACACTGCGGCCGGTGGTCGTGACCAGGAAGTGGACATCGCCGTGGAGGCGGCCTTCCTCGACGGCGCCAACCAGAAGGTGCTGGCCCAGGTGGTGCGCAAGGGCACCGGCGAGGCGCTGGAGAACGATACCGCGCAGCTCAAGCTGGAGAACGTCAAGCCGGTGCTCGATGGCTGGGCCAGCGACATGCGCCGTAGCGTCGTGGAACTGCGCAAGAAGGGCCAGTAA
- a CDS encoding NAD(P)/FAD-dependent oxidoreductase, which translates to MPHQTEHTASYYAATARATAPYPELEGELSADVCVVGGGLTGVNTALELAERGLSVILLEARRIGWGASGRNGGQLIRGIGHDVSGFARYVGQDGVRYLKQAGLDSVELVARRIEQYGIECDLRWGFCELANTPAQFAAFNDELQDLAELGYRHETRLIAPARIHDIVASDQYAGGLVDMGSGHLHPLDLVQGEARAASSLGVRIFEQSAVQRIEHGPTVTLHCARGKVRAKSLVLGCNAHLDELEPRLTGKVLPAGSYVVATEPLPEALARSLIPQNMALCDQKVGLDYYRLTADRRLLFGGACHYSGRDPKDIAAYMRPKVLKVFPQLADVRIDFQWGGMIGITANRFPQVGRLSQHPNVYYAQGYSGHGLNVTHWTAKLLAEAIAVGHSQGLDIFSAVPHLTFPGGKALRSPLLALGMLWYRVREVLG; encoded by the coding sequence ATGCCTCATCAAACCGAACACACCGCCTCCTACTACGCCGCCACGGCCCGTGCCACGGCGCCCTACCCCGAACTCGAAGGCGAGTTGAGCGCCGACGTGTGCGTGGTCGGCGGCGGCCTGACTGGCGTCAACACCGCGCTGGAGCTGGCCGAGCGTGGCCTGTCGGTGATTCTCCTGGAGGCCCGCCGCATCGGCTGGGGCGCCAGTGGGCGCAATGGCGGGCAACTGATCCGCGGTATCGGCCATGACGTCTCGGGCTTTGCTCGCTACGTGGGCCAGGACGGCGTGCGTTACCTCAAGCAGGCAGGCCTGGACTCGGTCGAGCTGGTGGCCAGGCGCATCGAGCAATACGGCATCGAGTGCGACCTGCGCTGGGGCTTCTGCGAGCTGGCCAACACCCCGGCGCAGTTCGCGGCGTTCAACGACGAACTGCAGGACCTGGCCGAACTGGGCTATCGCCATGAAACCCGGCTGATCGCCCCAGCGCGCATCCACGACATCGTCGCCAGCGACCAGTACGCCGGCGGCCTGGTGGACATGGGCTCCGGCCACCTGCACCCACTGGACCTGGTACAGGGCGAGGCCCGCGCCGCCAGCAGCCTTGGCGTGCGAATCTTCGAGCAGAGCGCTGTGCAACGCATCGAACATGGGCCCACCGTCACCCTGCACTGCGCACGCGGCAAGGTACGGGCCAAGAGCCTGGTGCTGGGGTGCAATGCGCACCTGGACGAGCTGGAGCCGCGCTTGACCGGCAAGGTGCTGCCCGCCGGCAGCTACGTGGTGGCGACCGAACCGTTGCCCGAGGCTCTGGCGCGCAGCCTGATTCCGCAGAACATGGCGCTGTGCGACCAGAAAGTCGGCCTTGACTACTACCGCCTCACCGCCGACCGCCGCCTGCTGTTCGGTGGCGCCTGCCACTACTCCGGTCGCGACCCGAAGGACATCGCCGCCTACATGCGCCCGAAAGTGCTGAAGGTGTTCCCGCAACTGGCCGATGTGCGCATCGACTTCCAGTGGGGCGGCATGATCGGCATCACCGCCAACCGCTTCCCCCAGGTCGGCCGCCTGAGCCAGCATCCGAACGTGTATTACGCCCAGGGTTACTCCGGGCATGGCCTGAACGTGACCCACTGGACCGCCAAGCTGTTGGCCGAGGCCATCGCCGTCGGCCACAGCCAGGGCCTGGATATCTTCAGTGCCGTACCGCACCTGACCTTCCCCGGCGGCAAGGCCCTGCGCTCGCCGCTGCTGGCCCTGGGGATGTTGTGGTATCGCGTGAGGGAGGTGCTGGGGTGA
- a CDS encoding polyamine ABC transporter substrate-binding protein translates to MRHLQTLIPAAFALMFGAAAQAEPTVSVYNWTDYIGETTLADFQASTGIKVVYDVFDSNETLEGKLLAGRTGYDVVVPSNHFLARQAKAGAFLPLDRSKLPNWQHLDPKLLKQLEQNDPGNKYAVPYLWGTNGIGYNVEKVKAALGIDKVDSWAVLFEPENLKKLKQCGVAFMDSPDELFPAMLNYLGMNPRSEDPKDYAKAEARLMELRPYITYFHSSKYVSDLANGDVCVAFGYSGDVFQAANRAVEAKNGVKIAYSIPKEGSNLWFDLLAIPKDASNPDQAQAFINYLLDPKVIAKVSATVGYANANPDAKAFMDKSLVENPEIYPSQEVLDKLYVSSTPSPQIMRVMTRSWSKIKSNR, encoded by the coding sequence ATGCGTCATTTGCAAACCCTGATTCCCGCAGCCTTCGCCCTGATGTTCGGCGCGGCCGCCCAGGCCGAGCCCACGGTCAGCGTGTACAACTGGACCGACTACATTGGCGAGACCACCCTGGCCGACTTCCAGGCCAGTACCGGGATCAAGGTGGTCTATGACGTCTTCGACTCCAACGAAACCCTTGAGGGCAAGCTGCTCGCCGGCCGCACCGGCTACGATGTGGTGGTGCCCTCGAACCACTTCCTCGCCCGCCAGGCCAAGGCCGGCGCGTTCCTGCCACTGGATCGCAGCAAGTTGCCGAACTGGCAGCACCTGGACCCGAAACTGCTCAAGCAACTGGAGCAGAACGATCCGGGCAACAAGTACGCTGTGCCGTACCTGTGGGGTACCAATGGCATCGGCTACAACGTCGAGAAGGTCAAGGCCGCGCTGGGCATCGACAAGGTCGACTCCTGGGCCGTGCTGTTCGAGCCAGAGAACCTGAAGAAACTCAAGCAATGCGGCGTGGCCTTCATGGACTCGCCAGACGAGCTGTTCCCGGCCATGCTCAACTACCTGGGCATGAACCCACGCAGCGAAGACCCGAAAGACTACGCCAAGGCCGAAGCACGGCTGATGGAGCTGCGCCCGTACATCACCTACTTCCACTCCTCCAAGTACGTCTCGGACCTGGCCAACGGTGACGTGTGCGTGGCCTTCGGCTACTCCGGCGACGTGTTCCAGGCGGCCAACCGCGCCGTGGAAGCCAAGAACGGCGTGAAGATCGCCTACAGCATTCCCAAGGAAGGCAGCAACCTGTGGTTCGACTTGCTGGCCATCCCGAAAGACGCCAGCAATCCAGACCAGGCCCAGGCCTTCATCAACTACCTGCTCGACCCGAAAGTGATCGCCAAGGTCAGCGCCACGGTCGGCTATGCCAATGCCAACCCTGATGCCAAGGCGTTCATGGACAAATCGCTGGTGGAGAATCCCGAGATCTATCCGTCCCAGGAGGTTCTGGACAAGCTCTACGTCTCCAGCACCCCCAGCCCGCAGATCATGCGGGTGATGACCCGCTCCTGGAGCAAGATCAAGTCCAACCGCTGA